In the Thiovulum sp. ES genome, one interval contains:
- a CDS encoding putative Rossmann fold nucleotide-binding protein involved in DNA uptake (PFAM: DNA recombination-mediator protein A~TIGRFAM: DNA protecting protein DprA), whose amino-acid sequence MKILPLKIPESLKKIKSPPKELFYQGNTSLLEKPKVAIVGTRKASQYTKQSILSISRELSKIGIVVVSGGALGTDISAHRGAFPNTISIMANSLDIIYPKTNSDLIKQMAEQSLLISESEFGVPAHPKRFIHRNRLIIGISDFVIIGEADSRSGTSQSMRIAREMEKEIFVLLHRMGESVETNLYLKTGWAKGIFNLDSFIDDIRNRYGVKEDLFSIADKEDPFLAFCKTNPTYEELFNKFGDEVFEYELDGKFEVIGGRVYAV is encoded by the coding sequence TTGAAAATTTTGCCCTTAAAAATCCCAGAGAGTTTAAAAAAGATAAAATCGCCACCAAAAGAACTTTTTTATCAGGGCAACACCTCTCTTTTAGAAAAACCGAAAGTTGCAATTGTTGGAACTAGGAAAGCTTCACAATATACAAAACAGAGTATTCTCTCAATTTCCCGAGAACTCTCAAAAATTGGAATTGTTGTTGTTTCTGGTGGAGCATTGGGAACTGATATTTCAGCACATCGCGGAGCTTTTCCGAACACAATTTCGATTATGGCAAATTCGCTAGACATAATTTACCCAAAAACAAATTCCGACCTCATCAAACAGATGGCAGAACAATCGCTATTAATTTCAGAATCAGAATTTGGAGTTCCTGCACATCCAAAAAGATTTATTCATCGAAACAGACTTATTATAGGAATTTCAGATTTTGTAATTATTGGAGAGGCTGATAGCCGTTCTGGGACTTCTCAAAGCATGAGAATTGCTCGAGAAATGGAAAAAGAGATTTTTGTGTTGTTGCATAGAATGGGAGAGAGTGTTGAGACTAATTTATATTTAAAAACTGGTTGGGCGAAAGGAATTTTCAATTTAGATAGTTTTATTGATGATATAAGAAATCGGTATGGAGTGAAAGAAGACCTTTTTTCAATTGCAGATAAAGAAGATCCTTTTTTAGCATTTTGCAAGACAAATCCAACATACGAAGAGCTTTTCA